Proteins encoded together in one Caldisalinibacter kiritimatiensis window:
- the hisS gene encoding histidine--tRNA ligase — translation MLTKAPRGTKDVVPSDSYKWQHVEELFREVCEKFGYKEIRTPGFEHTELFERGVGETTDVVQKEMYTFEDRGGRSITLKAEGTAPAARLFIENKLYAEAQPTKIFYITPVYRYERPQKGRLREHHQFGIEVYGSESPAIDAEVISIVSTIYNKLGVKDIELHINSIGCPQCRKEYNKILKEYLSDKLDKLCKTCNSRYEKNPMRILDCKNESCQAELEDAPLMVDYLCDDCKVHFESVKEYLNELGIDFVVDPKIVRGLDYYTKTAFEFISKEIGAKSTVCGGGRYDGLIEEIGGPKTPAVGFGMGIERLLLTLENNGIEIEEPTGPDVFVVTIGERAEKEAFKLLYKLRNNNISADKDYLDRSIKAQFKYSNKINATYTIVIGDDEIEKDVVTLKNMKTGEQEEIKLSNIVEILKNKLGR, via the coding sequence ATGTTAACAAAAGCACCAAGAGGGACTAAAGACGTAGTACCATCAGATTCGTATAAATGGCAGCATGTAGAAGAATTATTTAGAGAAGTCTGTGAAAAATTTGGATATAAAGAAATAAGGACTCCAGGATTTGAGCACACAGAATTATTTGAAAGAGGAGTAGGAGAAACTACAGATGTAGTGCAAAAAGAAATGTATACATTTGAAGACAGAGGTGGAAGAAGCATTACATTAAAGGCTGAAGGGACTGCACCTGCAGCTAGATTGTTTATAGAAAATAAGTTATATGCTGAAGCACAACCAACAAAGATTTTTTATATAACTCCAGTGTATAGATATGAAAGACCTCAAAAAGGAAGACTTAGAGAACATCATCAATTTGGTATAGAAGTATACGGTAGTGAAAGTCCAGCAATAGATGCAGAAGTTATAAGTATAGTTTCTACTATTTATAATAAATTAGGTGTTAAGGATATAGAACTTCATATAAACAGTATTGGATGTCCACAATGTAGAAAAGAGTATAATAAAATATTAAAAGAATATTTAAGCGATAAATTAGATAAGTTATGTAAAACATGTAATAGTAGATATGAAAAGAATCCAATGAGAATTCTTGATTGTAAAAATGAAAGTTGCCAAGCAGAATTAGAAGATGCTCCATTAATGGTTGATTATTTATGTGATGATTGTAAAGTACATTTTGAAAGTGTAAAAGAATATCTAAATGAACTTGGTATTGACTTTGTCGTTGACCCTAAAATTGTTAGAGGACTAGATTATTATACTAAGACAGCATTTGAGTTTATATCTAAAGAAATAGGAGCAAAGTCAACAGTTTGTGGTGGTGGAAGATACGACGGTTTAATTGAAGAAATAGGTGGACCTAAAACACCAGCTGTAGGATTTGGAATGGGAATAGAAAGATTATTGTTAACCCTAGAAAATAATGGTATAGAAATAGAAGAACCGACAGGTCCGGATGTATTTGTTGTGACAATAGGAGAAAGAGCAGAGAAAGAAGCGTTTAAACTACTATATAAACTAAGAAATAATAATATTTCAGCTGATAAGGATTATTTAGATAGAAGTATTAAAGCTCAGTTTAAGTATTCTAACAAAATAAATGCTACTTATACAATTGTTATAGGTGACGATGAAATAGAAAAAGATGTTGTAACTTTAAAAAATATGAAGACGGGAGAACAAGAGGAAATTAAATTAAGCAATATAGTAGAAATATTGAAAAATAAACTGGGGAGGTAG
- the hemZ gene encoding coproporphyrinogen dehydrogenase HemZ — translation MINVYLKGHDYKYEVQNIIKVFYFNEKIEFIKKEALVNDQSLLIENILYQENDDYFIETIVYKNNECISKSEIKKVSDIDIKEDNLNKKIKLGIKQSLYEALSQITSVNAPWGILTGIRPTKIVHDLLDKSCKIEEIKDVLTKQYKVSLEKSKLIIDIASNERKFLYPLDEDKFSLYISIPFCPTRCLYCSFPSHSLEKWGHLVDEYTENLLMEIKQTAELLADKKIQTVYIGGGTPTSIPKENLDKIIKEVYSCFGTDIKEFTVEAGRPDTIDKDKLVMLKNNEIDRISINPQTMCTDTLSLIGRHHSPQEIIEAFRLAKEVGFHTINMDLIVGLPNEDINNFKHTMEEVLRLNPENLTVHTMAIKRASKLRSKLVKYSLTAQNKIEEMLELTKKYAEKMDMYPYYLYRQKQILGNFENVGYTKKNKECIYNILIMEERQTIIAVGAGGISKIYYPSENRLERVPNVKNVVEYNKRVKEMIERKKKFLKPVDRV, via the coding sequence ATGATAAATGTTTACTTAAAAGGGCATGATTATAAATATGAGGTACAAAATATTATAAAAGTATTTTACTTTAATGAGAAAATTGAATTCATTAAAAAAGAGGCTTTGGTAAATGACCAAAGCCTTCTTATAGAGAATATACTTTATCAAGAGAACGATGATTATTTTATTGAAACTATAGTTTATAAGAATAATGAGTGTATTAGTAAAAGTGAAATCAAGAAAGTATCTGATATAGATATAAAAGAAGATAATCTAAATAAAAAAATAAAGCTTGGAATTAAGCAAAGTTTATATGAGGCTTTATCTCAGATAACAAGCGTAAATGCACCATGGGGTATTTTAACAGGCATAAGACCAACCAAGATAGTACATGACCTTTTAGATAAGAGTTGCAAAATCGAGGAGATAAAAGATGTACTAACTAAACAATATAAAGTTTCTTTAGAAAAGTCTAAATTAATAATTGATATAGCATCAAATGAAAGAAAATTTTTATATCCTTTAGATGAAGATAAATTTAGTTTATATATAAGTATACCATTCTGCCCAACAAGATGTTTATATTGCTCATTTCCATCACATAGTCTTGAAAAATGGGGACATCTAGTAGATGAATACACAGAGAATCTATTAATGGAAATAAAACAAACAGCAGAGTTGTTAGCAGATAAAAAGATTCAAACTGTTTATATAGGTGGAGGAACACCTACATCTATTCCTAAAGAGAACTTGGATAAGATAATTAAAGAAGTATATAGTTGCTTTGGTACTGATATAAAAGAATTTACCGTAGAAGCAGGACGTCCAGACACAATAGACAAAGATAAGCTAGTTATGCTGAAAAATAATGAAATAGACAGGATTAGTATAAACCCTCAAACCATGTGTACTGATACATTATCACTGATAGGTAGACATCATAGCCCTCAAGAAATTATAGAGGCGTTTAGACTTGCTAAAGAAGTAGGCTTTCATACAATAAATATGGACTTGATAGTGGGTTTACCTAACGAAGATATAAACAATTTTAAACATACAATGGAAGAAGTTTTAAGACTCAATCCTGAAAACTTAACTGTTCATACAATGGCAATTAAAAGGGCTTCTAAATTAAGGAGTAAGTTAGTTAAATATAGTTTAACTGCTCAAAATAAGATTGAAGAAATGTTAGAGTTAACAAAAAAATATGCTGAGAAAATGGACATGTATCCATATTATCTTTACAGACAAAAACAAATACTAGGTAACTTTGAGAATGTAGGTTATACTAAAAAAAATAAAGAATGTATTTATAATATACTTATAATGGAAGAAAGACAAACAATAATAGCAGTTGGTGCTGGAGGAATATCAAAAATATATTATCCTAGTGAAAACAGATTAGAGAGGGTACCAAATGTTAAAAATGTTGTAGAGTACAATAAAAGAGTAAAGGAAATGATAGAAAGGAAGAAAAAATTTCTAAAACCTGTTGACAGGGTATAG
- a CDS encoding MBL fold metallo-hydrolase, translating to MIIERLPLGVYAANCYIIGCESTREGIIVDPGGDAENIVKTLEEFKIKPKYIILTHGHGDHIGGLPKLKKELSIPVLIHKEDEEMLKDADKNLSSMMSIENIEIVPDKTLKDGDIINIGEHKAQIIHTPGHTKGSICIKLDDIILSGDTLFAGSIGRTDFPGGSFEEIISSIKNKILVYDDKVKILPGHGPATTVEYEKNNNPFI from the coding sequence TGAAAGCACAAGAGAAGGTATAATAGTAGACCCAGGTGGAGACGCAGAAAATATAGTTAAAACGTTAGAAGAGTTTAAAATAAAACCTAAATATATAATTTTGACTCATGGACATGGTGACCATATAGGTGGATTACCTAAACTAAAAAAAGAACTAAGTATACCTGTTTTAATACATAAAGAAGACGAAGAAATGCTAAAGGATGCAGATAAAAATTTGTCTAGCATGATGAGTATAGAAAATATTGAAATTGTACCAGATAAGACTTTAAAGGATGGAGATATAATAAATATTGGAGAACATAAGGCTCAAATCATACATACTCCAGGACATACGAAGGGAAGTATATGTATTAAACTAGATGATATTATATTAAGTGGAGATACACTATTTGCAGGTTCTATAGGAAGAACAGACTTTCCAGGTGGTTCATTCGAAGAGATAATAAGTTCAATAAAAAATAAAATTTTAGTTTATGATGATAAAGTAAAAATATTACCTGGTCATGGGCCAGCAACTACTGTTGAATATGAGAAAAATAATAATCCGTTTATATAA